tctacacatcacaatgcagttaaatacatactccacagttgttgtggccccatgtattctacacaaactgaatgtacttaagatgaaacgtgactggaatacgaaaggactgaaaccctaacgtaacataaatatttgaacataatttgaaatacatgaccaacttgagatagaaacatttcgtaacataacataacatataatagacaacatatttaacatgatatacttgtaatgtacagtaatatatgacagaatatattatgtaacagataaaaattgatgacagaataaattctgtataatagacaattacgtgataacttgacatgacgtgacatatatgataacatacatacatacactgtagttcctttacttagcacacatacacagtagactgctagtaagttaaaagctaacttacgtcgatctccgcgtttcttacaaaaccttaagcgcgatcacgaggaactgtaattagtgaatttaaaagttagcattaaatcactaataaattaaaatatgaaaaatactaacttaaagagtaaaattttcattttactctctgcatgtaggaaaatgaccgttttacccataacttagggattttgcatactaactccagatgtgaccaaaatttacatacctcatgtaaattttatcctcaattcaaatatcaatttagaaaaatttaaaactaatcacaactattaaaactctaaactataacatattctccagtttatctcccagaatgacctttctatagtttacataatatttgactgatcaaatgattttcaaatgagacaaataagatatccatgtaaactagactaaaaaaggaacaacttatatgaaggagattttatgataaaatacttacaaaagcttcaaaatgggcgtgcaaaagaactcttaAAACCTGTCCgaaagaaagtgtttgatattcttttaaagggacgtgtaaatgaaaataagttcatgggtgatggctggagatacttatggacgagataaggaagatgataaggctggagttgagagttgagtgtagttttctcctaccaaaaatatctataaaagattatctcataatattctatccaataatatctacaaaaatcagtttaagatattttctaaatgtggagtagacttggaagagtaaggtggctaaaatatttccatgtgtccaaataaaactttctaactatctctaataatcaaaaacacactcctgataccacagtgagtaataacattaaCTATACGATTGatagattcatgaaaacttatagggtcttcacgagattcttaaaaacaatagaaatttcaccgttaaatttctagcaggctgttacagttgatgagatgttagatgagCTGCATGGGGCCACGATGTTTTCCAAGTTGGATTTGAGGGCAGGCTACCATCAGATTTCGGATGAatgaggaagacatctataagACAACCTTTATGACTCACTTAGGTCATTATAAATACCTAGTGATGCCTTTCGGCTTGTGCAATGCGCCTTCAACTTTTCAAGCTGCAATGAATAGCATTTTCAAGCGACTACTTCGGAAGTTTGTGGTTGTTTTCTTCGATAACATCTTGGTCTACTTTAAGACCATCGAAGAACATAAGCAATACTTGGAGAAGGTGCTAACAATTTTGGAGGAGCACCATTTATTCATTAAGGTCACCAAGTGTGCTTTCATGGAGAAGGAATTGGAGTACTTAGGCCACTTCATTTCAGGAGATGATGTCAAAATTGATCACTGAAAGATAGAGGCCAAGGTGGATTGGCCTCTATCTAAGGACATCTCAACCTTGAGAGGATTCTTGGGGCTCATGGGTTATTACAGGTGGTTTTCAAAGGGTATGGACTCATAGCCAAGCCACTCACAGCAATTCTCAAGAATGATAGTTTTGAGTAGACAATCGAGGCTAAGAAAACCtttgaagaattgaagtaaGGCATGACCAAGATACCTGTGTTGGCGCTGACCAACTTTGAAAAACCGTTTGAAGTTTTTACAGATGTAAGCAATGAGGGCATCAAGGCTATGTGGGGCAAAATGACGAGTATGGGAACAAGATTAGAGAGGCTACCTGATTGAATGCAAGGTCACTCGAGATCATTGAGCTCTTGGATGCCCAAGGGTAAGGGGTTGTAGGCTACAAAGTAAGAGATGGTCTCATCTTCTACAAAAACAATGTCTATGTGTCGAACGTTCCCAATCTCAGAAAAGAGATTCTAGATCACTTTCATAACAGTAAGGAAGGTGGCCACTCTAGATGGTCAAGAACATACATTCGGTTGAAACATTTCTTCCATTGGGAGTGAATCAAGGGTGATGGTCAAGAGACTTGTGGCCGGATGTAATATATGTTAAAAGGCCAAGTACGACACAAGGCCAGAAGCGAGACTTCTCCAACCATTGCGAattccaaacagaatttgggaggACTTGGCAATGGACTTTATAGAGGGCCTACCCATTAACAGAGGACATGAAGTGATCCTGGTGGTAGTAGACCGACTAAGCAAGTACGCCCACTTCATCCCTTTGAATCACCCTTATACAGCCAAGTCGGTGGCTAAGGCCTTTGTCAACAACATTGCCAAGCTGCAGGGTTTCTAAGGATAATAATGTTAGATCTGGACAAGGCCTTTATGATTTCATTTTGGAGGCAGTTATTTGAATTGCAAGACAGCCAGCTCAAGACAAGTTCCTCCTATCACCCACAAACGGATGGCTAATCTGAAGTGGTCAATAGGACATTAGAACAATATTTGAGATGCTTTTGTCATGAGGAGCAAAGGAGATGGGCAGATTATCTTCCATGAGCAAAATTATGGTACAACATCTCTTATCAGTCTGCCATTGACAAAAGCCCATTTGAAGTGGTATATGGTAGGCCACCACCACTCTTGGTCAGCTATGAAAAGGGCTCAACCAATAACAATGAAGTGGAGCAGGAGTTGATCAATAGGGACGAAGTACTGGCCAAAGTTAAAAGAGAGCTTAAGAAGGCCCAAAGTCGAATGAAGAAGTATTGTGATCAGGGACGGCGTGCCGTGACCTTCAAAGTAGGCAACTATGTCTATTTGAAACTTAGGCAATTCGGCCAGAAGACCATGAGAAAAGCTGCGAGAGCAAAACTGAACCAGAAATTCTATGGGCCTTATAGAGTGTTGGAGAAACTTGGCAATGTGGCATACAAGCTTTAGCTTCCACCAACTTCACAGTTGCACCCAGTATTCCATGTTTTCTTACTCAAGAAGAAGGTAGGTGATCTAAGTCTCATTGGGGAGGAGTTACCCACAGTGGATCAAGAAGGAAGGATTCTCATGAAGCCCAAAGAAGTGCTCGGGTATAGGCTACATTGAAGGGACAGAGGCAGACCCAGGGTGTGGCAAGCATTGATCTTATGGGAATGATTATCAAGGGACGAGGCAACTTAGAAGGACTATGATGGACTTGAGAAGAAGTATCCCCACTTGATCATTGATGACAATGATGTGCTAAAAGGGAGGGGAAATGTCAAAACCTCAAGGCAGGAAGCCATGAGCCATGCTTTGACAAGCATCGTGCCATGCCCAGACATCACATCGGGAGCATTGTTGGCATCGCTTGATTGCCCACAGGCCGAGCTCTTGGAGAATACCAGGCCACGGCCACCCTCAAGCAAGCAGGGCACAGTCAGCGCTCGCACACAAGCAAGGTTGTCACACCATGCTTAGCGTGCGGCTAGACTGCAAGCATGCCTAGTGTGCGGGTGCAGAGTGCACGCATGGGCTATGCGCATACCCAGTGAGCATGCATGGCCTTACACCAGTATATCACCCATGCATGGCCTAGACGCCAACGCAGCGCACGCATGCACACCCAAGTTGGAATTGACGGTGCGGCTGCCCAGCAGACTCACACATGCTGGAATGCTAACCAACGCCCAGGCTGGGGCCTAGGCCAAGTTATTCAATGCCCATGCCCCATTGGCCTCGGCCATGCATACCAACGCTCAGGCCCCACTAGTCTGGGCCATGCAGCAGCCTGCCATGCTCAAACCTACCACGGTCCAATTCAGTGACCCACTAATAGCGCCCAACTCACACAACCTGGGCCACACATGCAGGGACCAAGGACCAGCGAGCAGCCCATGCCGTGGGCTCATCCAGGCCACCCATGGCCCACTGACGGCATGAGGTCTTAACCAAGAGGCGTGGATCTAGCAACTATTTTCCCTTTGTAAACATGTTATTTGCATTGTAGTATAACTAAGGCACTAGGACATTAGTATCtttttatctttgaacatttgGACAAATTTGGCTCGTAAGCCCTTGTAAGCATACTggtgctttgtcacttaggctccatagggtgcaatccgtgaatcccaaaggagaAGACTCACCCTGTGCAATTAGTGAATTAGGGTAACCGCCTTATCCCACTCAACAGTTTTAGCCCACTCAATCACTGCACATGGATGCACGCACAACCACTAGAATTGCACCCACCATCATCCTTTGAACACTCATACGAGTTCAGCCAACACCATCCATAACCATCACAGTCAAATAAGTGGCAAATCACATCGGTCATCAAGACACAAGGAGGGGCGTGACAGTTTTGTGTCTATGATCTTGACCGAGGACCCTATCACACGCTTCATATGATAGATCTGCCATCAGCATGTCGGAGAAGGTAGATTCATCCCATTGACGAGGTGGGGAGAACCCTTgggatgtattttttttttataatttttatttctttatgaaTTGTCAAACTTTTATTGGAGGTAATGTACACCGCATCCTATTCGTTGGCACTCTAATTCATTAGATGCGATTTGGATAATaaaatggttttagatgaaagttgaatataatattatttttaatattatttatgtcttgagatttaaaaaaattgaattgtttattatattttgtataaaaattttaaaaaattgtaataatgagttgagatgagattaaatatttttactattcaaaCGAGACAGAAGAGATTCTCCTTCCACTTAACCAACACccttaatatattagctatgtGGTCTACCATTCCATTATTTTCAAGCGACAATACATTTTATgtcatatttgttttttaattattacagaaaatattgaaatattatttttgatatgCAAAAACATTTATTTATCATGTAAGATGCTGTACTCGTTAAACTTGCacataaatattaagaaaaaatctacacaacctcccaacacctcAACATCCCaccctttttcaaatttttaatattttttttaatatttttttttgaatttattctttttaaattaatttaattattttattcattatttatatattaaatatttaataaaaaataaaataataaaaattaaaaaaaaaaggtggggtgTTGGGTggttgtgtagcaaaacccAAATATTAAACGCACCGTCTGGTTTGTCTGTCAACTGAAACGCACCGTTTCGGATTTGTTTTCTTACCATAAGTTCTGAAACCCTTAAACCCTACTCTTCTCCTTCGTCTCCTGGCCAGAGAAAccacagagacagagagagaggatggGGGGGTCGCGTAGAAAGTACAAGAAGTTGAAGCCGAAGGTGCGGGTGGGCCTTCCGAAAAGAAAACCTAACGTGTTCAAGCCGGCATTCTCTCTTCCTCCGAAGCTCAGCTCCTTGCTTCCGCAAGACCCCAAGTGGGACGACAAGGCCAGCGTCATCCATAACTACAAGTCTTTCGGTGTCCTTTCCAACCCTAACTTGCTCGGCGTCCGATCCCGCACCTCTCACATCATCGAAAGCGACTCTCTCCAGGTCCCTCAGACGTCCGATGGACCTGAAGCTGCCCCCACGGAGCTCGATCCGATCGATT
This genomic window from Carya illinoinensis cultivar Pawnee chromosome 7, C.illinoinensisPawnee_v1, whole genome shotgun sequence contains:
- the LOC122316509 gene encoding nucleolar protein 16-like, whose product is MGGSRRKYKKLKPKVRVGLPKRKPNVFKPAFSLPPKLSSLLPQDPKWDDKASVIHNYKSFGVLSNPNLLGVRSRTSHIIESDSLQVPQTSDGPEAAPTELDPIDSGSDLEEDDLKSALGKQRRDGESAPPQPLTSMQRFHIGRLIEKYGDDYERMFMDTKLNAMQHSIATLEKLCKRYHMHKDRNPLIVSS